In a single window of the Candidatus Methylomirabilota bacterium genome:
- a CDS encoding XRE family transcriptional regulator, whose product MSAELTIQIGRRLRRIRRMRNLTQKEVANKIVGRVDYTYIGKIERGEQLPSLKVLEKLSDALAAPLAFFFQEEASSHLLPEELRTLSGEAERTALLREVAKISRSDIPLLLEIIRVLNVHRRMTGGKRKAVRYAVERNTRQRAAEQVGHYGTKGTGSPAEPYQETIDVLERLIKQAKRSRSATSHRAVLALERACRELRQGANGSA is encoded by the coding sequence GTGAGCGCAGAGCTGACAATTCAAATTGGCAGGCGTCTGAGGCGGATTCGAAGGATGCGCAATCTGACCCAGAAGGAGGTGGCCAATAAGATTGTAGGAAGGGTAGACTACACGTATATCGGAAAGATCGAGCGGGGAGAGCAACTACCCTCACTCAAGGTGCTGGAAAAGCTCAGCGACGCATTAGCTGCCCCTCTTGCGTTTTTTTTCCAGGAAGAAGCCTCATCTCATCTGCTGCCGGAGGAACTCAGAACACTCAGCGGAGAAGCGGAAAGAACGGCGCTGCTCCGGGAAGTCGCTAAGATATCGCGCAGCGATATCCCACTGCTGCTGGAGATCATCCGCGTCCTCAACGTCCATCGCAGGATGACAGGAGGCAAGCGGAAGGCCGTCCGGTATGCGGTCGAACGAAACACGCGACAACGAGCGGCTGAGCAGGTGGGCCACTACGGGACAAAGGGGACAGGATCGCCTGCGGAACCGTATCAGGAAACGATCGACGTGCTGGAGCGGCTGATCAAGCAAGCGAAAAGATCACGGTCCGCAACCTCTCATCGGGCCGTGCTTGCGCTGGAGCGGGCCTGTCGGGAGCTGAGGCAGGGCGCAAACGGTTCCGCGTAA
- the selB gene encoding selenocysteine-specific translation elongation factor, with protein sequence MKHIIVGTAGHIDHGKTALVKALTGVDTDRLKEEKERGISIELGFADLVLSDDLQLGIVDVPGHERFVKTMLAGVGGIDIVVLVIAADEGVMLQTREHLHICELLQVKRGVVALTKIDLVEPDWLEMVRTDLQGFLAGTFLEGAPVVAVSSVTGQGLSQLRTILRETAETIEPRCDSGIFRLPIDRVFTIKGFGTVVTGTLWSGTVRVGGEVVILPVGRRSRVRRLQVHGHTVEQAWAGQRTAVNLPGLEVDQLNRGDLLAFPDTLQPTLTLDVSLALLKDAPRALRNRTRVRFHLGTGEILARVVLLDREELNPGEEAYAHLRLEGMTVALAGDRYVIRSYSPAQTIGGGSILDPNPPVRRRARAMLLEHLKVLQTGTSAQQVERLLLQAGPVPIMPDALRVSAGLDETALQRELGQLIEGGTAVALGTKGELGYLHRQSYDRLAAEIVSRLKDFHKQEPLKDGLPKEELRSKLHQVGPALFVHLLQGLAEQRHIALDREKVRHFEHRPTLSAAEQAVKARLAAIYLQAALQPADLEPALTQAGADRKTGITIFRRLVDEGIVIKIKDNLYLHHDHYGRAKEMLLKHFETHAAITVQQFKELLGISRRFAIPLLEHFDSVKLTRRHNDERVLYT encoded by the coding sequence ATGAAGCACATTATCGTAGGGACCGCAGGCCATATTGACCACGGCAAGACTGCGCTCGTCAAGGCCCTCACCGGCGTCGACACCGACCGGTTGAAGGAGGAGAAGGAGCGCGGAATCTCCATCGAGCTCGGGTTCGCCGACCTGGTCCTGTCCGATGACCTGCAACTCGGGATCGTCGACGTCCCGGGACATGAGCGGTTCGTCAAGACGATGCTTGCGGGCGTCGGCGGGATCGACATCGTTGTGCTGGTCATTGCAGCCGACGAGGGGGTAATGCTCCAGACGCGCGAGCACCTGCACATCTGCGAGTTGCTTCAGGTCAAGCGGGGTGTCGTAGCACTGACGAAGATCGATCTCGTCGAGCCCGATTGGCTGGAAATGGTGCGGACCGATTTGCAGGGGTTTCTGGCCGGCACCTTCCTTGAGGGTGCGCCGGTCGTTGCCGTCTCATCGGTGACCGGGCAGGGGCTTTCGCAGTTGAGGACGATCCTCCGCGAGACGGCCGAGACGATCGAGCCGAGGTGCGACAGCGGGATCTTCCGTCTGCCGATCGATCGGGTCTTTACCATCAAAGGATTCGGCACAGTGGTCACCGGCACCCTCTGGTCTGGAACGGTGCGGGTTGGAGGCGAGGTGGTCATCCTGCCTGTCGGACGCCGTTCGCGCGTCCGGCGGCTTCAGGTCCACGGCCACACAGTCGAGCAGGCCTGGGCCGGACAGCGGACCGCCGTTAACCTGCCGGGTCTCGAGGTCGATCAACTCAATCGCGGCGATCTCTTGGCGTTTCCGGATACGCTGCAACCGACCCTGACCCTCGACGTATCATTAGCCCTGTTGAAGGACGCTCCGCGTGCCTTGCGGAATCGGACGCGGGTCCGTTTCCACTTGGGGACCGGCGAGATTCTGGCTCGCGTCGTCTTGCTCGATCGTGAAGAGTTGAATCCGGGCGAAGAGGCGTATGCCCACCTGCGATTGGAGGGGATGACCGTTGCCCTGGCCGGCGATCGGTACGTCATCCGAAGCTACTCGCCCGCCCAGACGATCGGGGGTGGAAGTATCCTCGATCCGAATCCCCCGGTCCGGCGCCGGGCCAGGGCGATGCTGCTCGAACACCTCAAGGTCCTGCAGACCGGTACATCGGCCCAGCAGGTCGAGCGCCTGCTGTTGCAGGCCGGTCCGGTACCGATCATGCCGGATGCGCTCAGGGTATCGGCCGGCCTGGATGAGACCGCGTTGCAGCGAGAGCTTGGACAACTTATTGAGGGCGGTACGGCTGTGGCGTTGGGGACCAAAGGCGAACTCGGATATCTGCACCGGCAAAGCTATGATCGTTTGGCGGCAGAGATCGTATCTCGTCTGAAGGATTTCCATAAACAGGAACCGCTGAAGGACGGGTTGCCGAAGGAGGAGCTGCGGTCCAAACTGCATCAGGTCGGTCCGGCCCTGTTCGTGCACCTGCTACAGGGACTCGCAGAGCAGCGGCACATCGCGCTCGACCGGGAAAAGGTACGACATTTCGAGCACCGTCCGACCCTTTCAGCCGCAGAACAGGCCGTGAAGGCGCGTCTGGCCGCGATCTACCTGCAGGCCGCCCTTCAGCCGGCGGACCTTGAGCCGGCGCTGACCCAGGCCGGCGCCGACCGCAAGACCGGGATCACCATCTTTCGTCGCCTTGTGGACGAGGGGATAGTCATCAAGATCAAGGACAACCTCTACCTGCACCACGATCATTACGGCCGTGCGAAGGAGATGCTTCTCAAACACTTTGAGACCCATGCCGCCATTACCGTGCAACAGTTCAAGGAACTCCTGGGGATCAGCCGGAGGTTTGCGATCCCCCTTCTGGAGCACTTCGATAGTGTCAAGCTGACCCGTCGGCATAACGATGAGCGGGTCCTCTATACCTAA
- a CDS encoding twin-arginine translocase TatA/TatE family subunit produces the protein MFGLGIQELVIILIIVLLLFGASRLPEVGSGLGKAIRGFKDSLAGKDAIDVTPKNDKDEEKRSGKGKV, from the coding sequence ATGTTCGGATTGGGGATTCAAGAATTGGTGATCATTCTCATCATCGTGCTGCTCCTGTTCGGCGCCAGCCGGTTACCGGAGGTCGGCAGCGGCCTGGGGAAGGCCATTCGAGGCTTCAAGGATTCGCTGGCAGGGAAGGATGCCATCGATGTGACGCCTAAGAACGACAAGGATGAGGAGAAACGATCCGGTAAAGGAAAGGTGTAA
- the argH gene encoding argininosuccinate lyase codes for MKTRRKAKKPWGGRFQQATDPRVEAYTASIHFDRRLYQHDIAGSIAHARMLARCGLLTRAEADKISSGLTEIGGEIERGEFRFDPSLEDIHMAIEARLIEKVGEAGAKLHTGRSRNDQVALDLRLYLREEIDQVRHLIVELERALITQAEAHLKLIMPGYTHLQRAQPILLAHHLMAYVEMLERDRERLRDAIRRVNVLPLGSGALAGVGLPIDRAFVARALRFPSLSANSLDAVSDRDFVIEPLSACALLMAHLSRLAEEIALWASAEFGFIELPDAFATGSSMMPQKKNPDIAELARGKSGRVFGALMALLTIVKGLPLSYNRDLQEDKEPLFDSVESVKATLVIMASLVRHLTFCADRMREAAEEGCLNATDLADYLVCKGMPFRQAHEVVGLLVRSALTKRCRLEDLSLQELQTASPLLEKDVFPYITLEACIERRTAVGGTATSAVKKAITAAKTRLRSR; via the coding sequence ATGAAAACAAGACGAAAAGCTAAAAAGCCATGGGGTGGGCGGTTTCAGCAGGCGACCGATCCGCGGGTCGAAGCCTACACCGCCTCGATTCACTTCGACCGTCGCCTCTATCAGCACGATATCGCCGGCAGTATTGCCCACGCGCGGATGCTGGCGCGGTGTGGCCTGCTGACCAGGGCCGAGGCCGATAAGATCAGCTCAGGGCTGACCGAGATCGGGGGCGAGATCGAGCGTGGCGAGTTCCGTTTCGATCCGTCGCTGGAAGATATCCACATGGCGATTGAGGCCCGGCTGATCGAAAAGGTGGGAGAGGCCGGCGCCAAGCTCCACACCGGCCGGAGTCGGAATGACCAGGTTGCCCTTGATCTGCGTCTCTATCTGCGGGAGGAGATCGATCAGGTCCGACACCTGATCGTTGAGCTTGAGCGTGCGCTGATCACACAGGCGGAAGCGCATCTGAAACTGATCATGCCCGGCTACACCCACCTGCAACGGGCCCAGCCGATCCTCCTGGCTCACCACCTGATGGCCTATGTCGAGATGCTGGAGCGGGATCGCGAGCGACTGCGCGATGCCATTCGCCGGGTAAATGTGCTCCCGCTCGGTTCAGGGGCGCTGGCTGGGGTCGGCCTGCCGATTGATCGCGCCTTTGTCGCCAGGGCGCTCCGTTTCCCGTCGCTGTCGGCCAATTCGCTGGATGCGGTGTCGGACCGCGACTTCGTCATTGAACCGCTTTCTGCATGCGCACTTCTCATGGCGCACCTATCCCGCCTGGCGGAGGAGATCGCCCTGTGGGCGTCGGCAGAGTTCGGATTCATTGAGCTGCCGGACGCCTTTGCCACCGGGTCCAGCATGATGCCGCAGAAAAAGAATCCGGATATCGCCGAGCTGGCGCGGGGGAAGAGCGGCCGTGTCTTCGGCGCCCTCATGGCGCTGCTCACTATCGTCAAGGGGCTGCCGCTCAGCTATAATCGCGATCTGCAGGAGGATAAGGAACCGCTTTTTGACAGCGTGGAGTCGGTCAAGGCGACGCTCGTCATTATGGCGTCATTGGTGCGTCATCTGACATTCTGCGCGGATCGCATGCGGGAGGCGGCAGAGGAGGGATGCTTGAACGCTACCGATCTGGCCGATTATCTGGTGTGCAAGGGGATGCCGTTTCGACAAGCTCACGAGGTGGTGGGCCTGCTCGTCCGGAGCGCGCTTACCAAGCGGTGTCGGCTCGAGGATCTGTCGCTGCAAGAACTACAGACTGCCTCCCCCCTGCTTGAGAAGGACGTCTTTCCCTATATTACGCTCGAGGCCTGCATCGAGCGACGAACAGCCGTCGGCGGGACCGCGACCAGCGCAGTGAAAAAGGCGATCACAGCCGCGAAGACCAGACTTCGGAGTCGATAA
- a CDS encoding argininosuccinate synthase — translation MGMKKVKKIVLAYSGGLDTSVILRWLIETYHAEVIAFCADLGQGEELEPVREKALKTGASKVYIKDLREEFVRDFVFPCVQANAVYEGRYLLGTSMARPLIAKHQMAVARKEGADAVAHGATGKGNDQVRFELAYYAIDPRIRVIAPWREWDLGSRSDLIAYARKYDIPVPITKARPYSTDRNLFHISFEGGILEDPWQEPPDEMFVLSVAPERAPDRATYVEVEFQNGRPIALDGKRLSPAGLLQRLNKIGGEHGIGRVDIVENRYVGMKSRGVYETPGGTILQAAHRAVESLTMDREVMHLRDSLIPRFSELVYYGYWFSPEMEMLLRTIEASQEGVTGTARVKLYKGNCEVVGRKSAVSLYDPAFATFEADQVYRQADAEGFIRLNALRLRIRALRKQRGVRGRARAKYRV, via the coding sequence ATAGGCATGAAAAAGGTGAAAAAGATCGTCCTGGCATACTCCGGCGGGCTGGATACGTCGGTGATCCTGCGCTGGCTCATCGAGACCTATCACGCCGAGGTGATCGCGTTCTGCGCCGACCTGGGACAGGGCGAGGAGCTGGAGCCGGTGCGGGAGAAGGCGCTCAAGACGGGCGCTAGCAAGGTCTACATCAAAGACCTGCGAGAGGAGTTTGTGCGCGACTTCGTCTTCCCCTGCGTGCAGGCCAATGCAGTCTATGAGGGGCGGTACCTGCTCGGCACCTCGATGGCGAGGCCGTTGATCGCGAAGCACCAGATGGCGGTTGCGCGCAAGGAGGGCGCGGATGCCGTGGCACATGGCGCCACCGGGAAGGGGAACGATCAGGTTCGGTTCGAGCTCGCCTACTATGCCATCGACCCCCGCATTCGGGTCATCGCGCCGTGGCGCGAATGGGACCTCGGTTCGCGGTCCGATCTGATTGCGTATGCCAGAAAGTATGATATCCCGGTGCCGATCACAAAGGCGCGGCCGTACAGCACCGACCGCAACCTGTTTCACATCAGCTTCGAGGGCGGGATCCTGGAGGACCCGTGGCAGGAGCCGCCGGACGAGATGTTTGTCTTGAGCGTCGCGCCGGAGCGGGCGCCGGACCGCGCGACCTATGTTGAGGTTGAGTTCCAGAATGGCCGACCTATCGCGCTGGACGGCAAGCGCCTCTCGCCCGCGGGGCTGCTGCAGCGCTTGAACAAGATCGGCGGAGAGCACGGAATCGGTCGGGTCGATATCGTTGAAAATCGCTACGTCGGGATGAAGTCGCGAGGGGTCTATGAGACACCGGGGGGAACCATCCTGCAGGCCGCCCATCGCGCCGTGGAATCGCTCACAATGGATCGCGAGGTGATGCACCTGCGCGACTCCCTCATCCCTCGTTTCTCTGAGCTGGTCTACTACGGCTACTGGTTCTCGCCGGAGATGGAGATGCTGTTGCGGACGATCGAGGCGTCTCAAGAGGGGGTGACCGGGACGGCCCGGGTGAAACTGTACAAGGGCAACTGCGAGGTGGTGGGGCGGAAGTCGGCAGTCTCGCTCTACGATCCAGCCTTCGCGACCTTTGAGGCGGATCAGGTGTACCGACAGGCCGACGCCGAGGGGTTCATCCGTCTGAACGCGTTGCGGCTTCGTATTCGCGCCTTAAGAAAACAACGTGGGGTGCGGGGGCGCGCAAGGGCGAAATATAGGGTATAG